Proteins from a single region of Stappia sp. ES.058:
- the pseB gene encoding UDP-N-acetylglucosamine 4,6-dehydratase (inverting): MFDDKSILITGGTGSFGKKYTETILSRFKPRRIVIYSRDELKQYEMAQTHDDPAMRYFIGDVRDLGRLRQAMQGIDIVIHAAALKHVPVAEYNPMECIKTNIHGAQNVIEAAIAEGVSKVIALSTDKAANPVNLYGATKLASDKLFVAANNTTGGKGPVFSVVRYGNVVGSRGSVVPLFKRLISEGRTPLPVTHDGMTRFWITLQEGVDFVLKNFTRMYGGEIFVPKIPSVRILDLVEAYSGTREADVIGIRPGEKLHEIMCPADDSHLTLEFADHFVLRPTIQFHDLNNDFTTNAIGEHGTPVAGGFEYHSGNNPHFLSVSDILEMDTRA, encoded by the coding sequence ATGTTTGACGACAAGTCGATACTGATTACCGGCGGAACCGGGTCGTTCGGGAAGAAATACACAGAGACGATTCTCTCCCGCTTCAAGCCGCGGCGTATCGTGATCTATTCTCGTGACGAGTTGAAACAGTACGAGATGGCCCAGACGCACGACGATCCCGCCATGCGCTATTTCATCGGCGACGTGCGGGATCTCGGGCGGCTTCGCCAGGCGATGCAGGGCATCGACATCGTGATTCACGCCGCCGCGCTGAAGCATGTTCCCGTCGCCGAATACAATCCCATGGAATGCATCAAGACGAACATCCATGGCGCGCAAAACGTGATCGAGGCCGCCATCGCCGAAGGGGTCTCCAAGGTCATCGCGCTGTCCACCGACAAGGCGGCCAACCCGGTCAATCTCTATGGCGCGACCAAGCTTGCCTCCGACAAGCTGTTTGTTGCGGCCAACAACACGACCGGCGGCAAGGGCCCGGTCTTCTCCGTGGTTCGCTATGGCAATGTGGTTGGCTCGCGCGGATCCGTCGTGCCGCTGTTCAAGCGATTGATCAGCGAGGGCCGGACGCCTCTTCCGGTCACGCATGATGGCATGACCCGGTTCTGGATTACCCTCCAGGAGGGGGTCGACTTCGTGCTGAAGAACTTCACCCGCATGTATGGCGGCGAGATCTTCGTGCCGAAGATCCCGTCCGTGCGGATTTTGGATCTTGTCGAGGCCTACAGCGGCACGCGTGAGGCGGATGTCATCGGCATTCGGCCGGGCGAGAAGCTGCACGAGATCATGTGCCCGGCCGACGACAGCCACCTGACACTCGAGTTCGCCGATCACTTCGTGCTGCGGCCGACGATCCAGTTCCACGACCTGAACAATGATTTCACGACCAACGCGATCGGCGAACACGGCACCCCGGTCGCGGGCGGTTTTGAATATCACTCCGGCAACAATCCCCATTTTCTGAGCGTTTCCGACATTCTCGAGATGGACACCCGCGCCTGA
- a CDS encoding DUF2793 domain-containing protein, with product MDRTHFLGLPYLQAAQAQKHVTHNEALRLIDACVQVAVESRSGPAAPPPAPQEGERHIVPVAASGAWAGEDGAVASFLDGAWQFVQPVAGWLVWVRDEERLIVHDGTAFVPAHGLRLDGLEHLGINATADTTNRLTVAGGGSLFTHDGAGHRTTINKAAEADTASVLFQTGYSGRAEIGLTGDDDLHVKTSADGATWHEALVLSREDGAARLPEGLRLGAAGSLLQHYEEGVWTPELVGANVAGTPTYSANAGTFVRIGALVFVTARLAWSSLGDLSGTAVIAGLPYPCRSGIVNRAPMTTAWYNSVSMGADTTMLGGFVEPGESHIRLWGAYQAYEGTNMFLTEAHLTETGEIYLGCSYIAG from the coding sequence ATGGACCGGACGCATTTTCTCGGCCTGCCCTACCTTCAGGCCGCACAGGCCCAGAAGCACGTCACCCACAACGAGGCCCTGCGCCTGATCGATGCCTGCGTGCAGGTCGCGGTGGAAAGCCGCAGCGGCCCGGCCGCGCCGCCGCCTGCGCCGCAGGAGGGCGAGCGCCACATCGTGCCAGTCGCCGCGTCCGGTGCCTGGGCGGGCGAGGACGGCGCTGTCGCAAGCTTTCTGGATGGCGCCTGGCAGTTCGTCCAGCCTGTGGCGGGCTGGCTGGTGTGGGTCCGCGACGAGGAACGGCTCATCGTCCATGACGGGACTGCCTTCGTGCCGGCCCACGGGCTGCGCCTCGACGGGTTGGAACACCTCGGGATCAACGCCACCGCCGACACGACGAACCGATTGACGGTGGCGGGCGGGGGGAGCCTTTTCACTCATGATGGCGCCGGGCACCGAACGACCATCAACAAGGCCGCAGAGGCCGACACGGCAAGCGTTCTGTTCCAGACCGGCTATTCGGGCCGCGCGGAAATCGGGCTGACCGGTGACGACGACCTGCATGTGAAAACAAGCGCGGACGGTGCGACCTGGCACGAGGCGCTGGTGCTGTCGCGCGAAGATGGCGCTGCCCGGCTGCCGGAAGGGCTGCGCCTGGGGGCGGCAGGCAGCCTTCTCCAGCACTACGAGGAGGGCGTCTGGACACCCGAACTTGTGGGCGCGAACGTTGCCGGCACCCCGACCTATAGCGCGAACGCCGGAACCTTCGTGCGCATCGGCGCCCTTGTGTTCGTCACGGCCCGCCTCGCCTGGTCGAGCCTTGGGGACCTGAGCGGCACCGCCGTCATCGCCGGCCTGCCGTATCCCTGCCGAAGCGGCATCGTCAACCGCGCCCCGATGACCACAGCCTGGTACAACAGCGTGTCGATGGGGGCAGACACGACGATGCTCGGCGGCTTCGTCGAGCCGGGCGAAAGCCACATCCGCCTCTGGGGCGCCTATCAGGCCTACGAGGGCACGAATATGTTCCTGACCGAGGCCCATTTGACCGAAACAGGTGAGATATATCTGGGATGCAGTTACATAGCCGGCTGA